The DNA window ACCCTATAGTACTCTTTAAATCCAACGTGCTTTTCTGCCTTTTTCGTCGATTCGCGATGAGCTTTGGATGACCAGTTTTTAAGTCGTTCGATTTCAGTTTCAATCTTCTGCTCATATTTTCTCTGCTCTTCGTAGTGATGGAGCTGACTTTGAATTCTCCGGTTTTTCTCCTCGCGGTAAAATGTATAGTTACCCGGATAGTTACTCGATATCCCGTCTTCAATTTCAAGGATTCGCTCTACCGATTGGTCAAGAAAATAACGGTCATGTGAAATGATCAAGGTTGTACCAGTGAACGTCTTCAGTTCATTGATTAGCCATTCCACACCCCCAAAATCCAAGTGGTTGGTAGGTTCATCTAAAATAAGTACATCCGGTTTGGATGCCCAAATATGAGCGATTGCGAGTTTGGTTTTCTCTCCGCCGCTTAATCCACTCAAACGTTCCGAATCCCATTCCTGTACTTTTTTTAATCCAAGGTGACTCGTTAACTCTAGAAAATGATGTTCTGAGTCCGATTCATCGCCTGAAGCTACCATCCTGTAAAATGTATTTACTGTATAGGAAGTGGACTGCAATAAATAACCAATCTTCATTCCCTGACGGTGATGGATAAGGGTGCCTTCATCCGGCTGTATATTACCAAATATGAGGTTAGCTAATGTCGTTTTTCCAGCGCCGTTCATCCCAACCAGACCAATTCGTTCCCCGCTAGCGATATCAAATTGGATATTCTTGAGGACGTCCAAATCACCAAATGCTTTCTTAACACCGCGACAGCTTAATATTGTCATAAAATCACCACTTTGCGTTTAGTTTACAAGCTTGCAACGAGGGGCAGATCATTCATAGACAACAAAAAAACCACAGGCTATACCTGTGGTTTGGATATGCGGAAATAAGGAACTAAACACCTCTTGTAGAACCCAAATGACCAAGAGGCTGTGACAAACCGGCCAGCATTAGCATGATAAAAATTGAGCTAATACGGCGGGGTTAGGGAGTATTCTCCTTTAGACACACGTTACCTATTCCGCTCCACGCACAGGCAGAGCATCAATCGTTGTCATACATGAATTTCACGATTGAAACGGAATTAGTTCCACACGATGTCTAAATAGATACCTCCTAAATACTCACAATTAAGCACATTATAACATGAATGTCTTTATATGTGTAACTTGCACATTTCCTATGCTATACAATAAGATTAAGAAACTAGCGAAATTTTGAAATAAAACATAGGAGGTGTATTGTGTGGCTTACCAGGTAGAAGTAGAATTTCATCCTATTCATGAGTTAATGAACAGTGTACATACGTTTCTTTGCAAGAAATCCTACAAGAAAATAGAGTTAGGACCCATTTGGGTCAAAGAAACAGAAAGTAAGCTAAATACCAAGCTATTAGCTCGGTTAGAGGAAACGGAATTAAATAATGATTGGAAAATGATATATTTGCTCATTCATTTATGTCCAAATAAAGAGAGTATTGAGAGTGTTCTTGGGTGGATTGAGGGTCTATCGGTAGGTGAAATCTATGAAGCATTTTCTGGCTATATGAAGACTATTCCGAGCAATATAAATGATTATCGTAAGCGAATTGTTGAGCTGTTATCAGAATGGAATCATCAGTATTTCAGTAGGTGTAATCCCGCCATAATGGATGCGCTACAAAAACACGCTGAGGATAAGAAGAGTGAACTAGCGCGAAGCCTAACGAACACCTCAGAATTTGTGAATACTACTACCAATGGATTTAATTTTGTCCCTGTGGAGGACCTCGAGAAAGTGGTGCTTGTACCGCAATATCATTTTCAACCCGCAAATATTGTTTATGCTTATGGGAAATTAACTTTGTGTCAGTACTCTGCCAGAATTTCACTTGGAGCGGAGCATGATATTTCGCCTTATATGTATCGCACGATCCGAAGCTTAGGTGAGAAGAGTAGATTGAAGATATTACAATCGCTTCATAGTGAACGTAAAACCTTTACCGAAATTGTGAGAAATGTAGGGATTTCAAAAGGTATTGTGCATGATCATATTTTTAATCTTCGTTGTTCGGGTTTACTCCATGCTTATATCGAGGGAGAGAATGTGACGAGTTACAGCTTACGGCTTGAAGGTATTACTACAATGAATCAAGAAATTTTAGATTATTTACAGCGATAAGTATAGATTCACTAAAAATATGGATCCTAGTGTACTTGAAATGAGTACGCTAGGATCCATATTTTTTTGGAAAAAATAGCTTTAATTCTCCGTGTAGAGAAATTTGTTGAAGTTCTCTCTTTACAGAACTGCATTTACTTTTTATAATGGACCTTATTAGTTAGAAATCATACTTAACAGATCGGAATTATAATTAAGGTATCTGATCAAAAAAATTAGAGGGATGTGGGGATGAATTTATGAAAAAGGGAATTTATTTATTAACATCATTGCTTATAGTTGGCTCAATGTTGGTAAGTGCTTGCTCAAGTAACAATAGTAGCAGCAATTCAGCAAGTAATAATAAACCAAACAGTTCGAATACAGAAGCAGCTCCTGCGGTAGGGTTATCCGAACCTTTCACAGCGACTGACTTAACCAAGCTTCCAGCTGTAGCACAAAAGCGTACCGATACAATCATTGTTGGATTAACGGATCCAAGTGGCGCTTTTACTCCTTATTTTCAACAAAGCGGTTATGACGGGAACGTATCCTCACTGTTATATGCATCCCTGGTAAATGTGGATGAGAAAGGTCTTCCTGTGCCCGAGCTTGCAGAGAGTTGGGATGTATCCGAGGATGGACTTACATACACTTTCCATCTCAGACCAGATTTGAAATTCAGTGATGGCTCACCATTAACAGCGGAAGATGTGGCCTTTACATGGACGGTTCTACACGATAAAGCATATGACGGAGATTCCCAGATACCTGCTCTAAAAATTAAAGGTGGATTAGATTACAAAGAAGGTAAAGCTACCTCCATTGAAGGGATTAAAGTAATTGACCCACAAACCATTTCTGCTACATTAGAGCAACCCAATGCCACAGCCGTAACAATGCTTGGTTCAAATGTATTATCAAAAGCCTATTACGGTAAAGATTATAAGTTCGGGCAACTAGATTACATTAAGAAACTCCATGCTAATCCTTTAGGTGATGGACCATATAAGCTCGAGAAATTTATTCCGGGTCAAGAAGTGCGTTTTGTAGCGAATGAATACTATTTCAAAGGTAAGCCTGCTACTGAAAAATTCATATACAAGACCACGGAGGGTGACGTTTGGCAATTCCTTGAGACTGGAGAGGTGGATTATGCTTCATTCAGTGCAACCACGGAGAATATCGACAAGCTAAAAGCAATGGGTTTCGTTAACATCATTCCATATACACCGAGCACATACGGTTTCTTACAAGTGAATCTTGAACATGAACAACTTAAGGATAAGGCGGTTAGACAGGCTTTAACCTATGGTCTTGATCGCAAAAGTATTTATGTTGATGCTACTCAAGGTGCAGGTTCCGTAGCAAATATCCCAGTTTCGCCAATATCGTGGGCATATACAGAGGAAGGTATTAATCCTTATAACTATGATCCCGAGAAGGCGAAGGAGCTACTTGATGGAGCAGGTTGGGTAGTTGGCACAGACGGCATACGTGAGAAGGATGGTAAAAAGTTATCGATTCACTTCCTTGGATCGAAGAATAGTAATACAGATATTTTCATTGCTGTAGCTAAAGAAAATTTCGCCGATTTAGGCATTAAATTTGAACCTGAAGTATTCGCAGATTTCAACTCGCTAGTATCCAAAGTTGAAGGCGGAGATTACGACCTCGTATCCTTCTCTACACCGATGCTGACTGATCCTGCGGATGGAATCCTTCAATT is part of the Paenibacillus segetis genome and encodes:
- a CDS encoding ABC transporter substrate-binding protein; the protein is MKKGIYLLTSLLIVGSMLVSACSSNNSSSNSASNNKPNSSNTEAAPAVGLSEPFTATDLTKLPAVAQKRTDTIIVGLTDPSGAFTPYFQQSGYDGNVSSLLYASLVNVDEKGLPVPELAESWDVSEDGLTYTFHLRPDLKFSDGSPLTAEDVAFTWTVLHDKAYDGDSQIPALKIKGGLDYKEGKATSIEGIKVIDPQTISATLEQPNATAVTMLGSNVLSKAYYGKDYKFGQLDYIKKLHANPLGDGPYKLEKFIPGQEVRFVANEYYFKGKPATEKFIYKTTEGDVWQFLETGEVDYASFSATTENIDKLKAMGFVNIIPYTPSTYGFLQVNLEHEQLKDKAVRQALTYGLDRKSIYVDATQGAGSVANIPVSPISWAYTEEGINPYNYDPEKAKELLDGAGWVVGTDGIREKDGKKLSIHFLGSKNSNTDIFIAVAKENFADLGIKFEPEVFADFNSLVSKVEGGDYDLVSFSTPMLTDPADGILQFVDGEIKGYDNPKFKELYDKGLATTDIEERKKIYAEIYQLLNDELPVIFTSYKKTVYAYNGRIENVTVSPYIGLAGSLPSWSLK
- a CDS encoding winged helix-turn-helix domain-containing protein; the encoded protein is MAYQVEVEFHPIHELMNSVHTFLCKKSYKKIELGPIWVKETESKLNTKLLARLEETELNNDWKMIYLLIHLCPNKESIESVLGWIEGLSVGEIYEAFSGYMKTIPSNINDYRKRIVELLSEWNHQYFSRCNPAIMDALQKHAEDKKSELARSLTNTSEFVNTTTNGFNFVPVEDLEKVVLVPQYHFQPANIVYAYGKLTLCQYSARISLGAEHDISPYMYRTIRSLGEKSRLKILQSLHSERKTFTEIVRNVGISKGIVHDHIFNLRCSGLLHAYIEGENVTSYSLRLEGITTMNQEILDYLQR